The genome window TATTTACCGACCGGATGCTTGTTGCCGAATGGAAGGTCGGGCAGGGCTGGGTCGATGCGCGCATTGAGCCCTATGCTCCGTTTTCGCTGGATCCTGCCTGTGCGGTATTTCACTATGCCCAGGAAATTTTCGAGGGACTCAAGGCCTATAAGTGGTCCGATGGTTCCATTGCGCTTTTCCGCCCCGAAATGAATGCCCGGCGCTTCAACCATTCTGCGGAAAGGCTCTGCATGCCCGAGGTGCCGGAAGATCTCTTCGTCGGCGGCATCGAGCAACTGGTGGCACTCGAGCGTGACTGGATTCCGGCGTCTGAGGGAACCTCCCTGTATATCCGCCCCACCATGATAGCCGTGGAGCCGGTACTTGGCGTAAAGCCTTCCGACCATTACTACTTCTATGTGATTCTGTCGCCGGTGGGAGCTTACTATGCTGCGGGATTCAACCCGGTAAAGATCATGGTGGAAGACACGTATGTGCGCGCCGTGCCCGGCGGCACCGGTGAAGCCAAGACCGGCGGCAACTACGCATCGTCGCTCAAGGCCGGCCTCGAAGCGAAGAAGAAGGGATTCGACCAAGTCCTCTGGCTCGACGGCGTCCACCGCCGCTATATCGAAGAGGTGGGGGCCATGAACATGCTGTTTGCCTACGGCAAGACCATAGTCACCTCTCCTCTCACGGGCACCATTCTGAACGGCATAACCCGCGATTCGGTTCTGAAGCTGGCCGCGAGCCGCGGTTACACCATCGAAGAGCGGTTGATCGACGTGAACGATCTCATGGCCGATATCCGAGCCGGCAAGGTGACCGAGGCCTTTGGCAGCGGCACTGCCGCTGTCGTCAGCCCCGTCGGCATCCTGGCGTACAAGGACGAGAGCGTGACTGTGGGCGACGGTGGCGTCGGGCCGATCACCCGGGAACTCTATGATGCTCTCACCGGCATCCAGACGGGTCGAATCCCCGACACCTTCGGCTGGATCCGCAAGATTTCCTGATTGTGCCAGGGAAGGCGGAGGGCGGCGGTAACGCGCCTTCCGCCTTTTCATAACATTCATGTTGCCATGGCGAATGAGGAGATTGCTCCGGACACCCCAGCAAAGGTCACCATGAAACGGAAGCCCGAAGCCAACAAGCTCTGTCTTTCCTGTCGCCGCCCGTGCAAGCAGGCCGCCGCGGTCGTCATCTCCTCCTGCCCCCGCTACTATCCCGGCCCCAAGATCAAGCGGGAGAACTGGAAGCAGTTGGAGTTCGATCTCATTTCTTCCCTCTAGCGTTCCATGTGGCGGGTTCCTGCTCGAAGCTGCCGCCCTTGTAGTCACTGCCGGCAGGGCGGCCTCTTGACAGGGCTTGGCTCTGCCCGCGTCGCCGCGCCTTGGCGATGGCCACGATCCCCCGCAATTCCTTCGCAGGACTAACCGTACGGGATACGAGCGGTCTCTCGGCTTTCTCCCCTGAAAACCCTTCCTTCCCTTCCTTGACATCCTCCCGGTGCGTGCCTATGTTTTTCCTGAAGCAGGAAAGGAGAGCGCCCAATGATCAGACCCGAGAAAATGACCATAAAGACCCAGGAGGCCCTGGCCGGAGCCCAGCAACTGGCCGCACGCCAGGGTAACGGCTCCATCGAGCCGGAGCACCTTCTGGTCTCGCTCCTTGAGCAGGAAGGGGGGCTCATTGCCCCGATCATCCAGAAAGTGGGAGGGGCGCCGGCCGCGCTGCGGAGCACGGTGGATGCGCTGGTGAAAAAGCTTCCCCAGGTGAGCGGGGCCACGGCCCAGGCCTATCTTTCGCCTGCTCTCAACCGGATACTCGATGCGGCCCAGCGTGAAGCCGATGCCATGAAGGATGAATTCGTTTCCACCGAGCATCTTCTCCTCGGCTTCTTTGCCGAGCGGCAGTGCGCGGCTGCCCGGGCGCTCCTTGATGCCGGAGTCAGTCGGGATAACGTTCTGGCGGCCCTGGTGGAGATTCGCGGCGGCGAGCGGGTTACCGACCAGAATCCCGAGGATACCTATCAGGCCTTGACCAAGTATGCCCGCGATCTGACCGACCTGGCCCGTCAGGGAAAGCTGGATCCGGTTATCGGCCGCGACGACGAGATCCGGCGGGTGCTCCAGGTGTTGTCGCGGAGGACAAAGAACAATCCGGTCCTGATCGGCGAGCCCGGGGTGGGCAAGACCGCCATCGTGGAGGGGCTTGCCCAGCGGATCGTCTCCGGTGATGTGCCCGAGACCCTCAAGGATAAACGGCTCGTTGCCCTCGACATGGGGGCGCTCATTGCCGGTGCCAAGTATCGCGGCGAATTCGAGGAGCGCCTCAAGGCGGTCATCAAGGAGGTTGCCAAGTCCGAGGGCAGGGTCATCCTGTTTATCGACGAGCTTCACACCCTGGTCGGGGCCGGTGCAGCCGAGGGGGCAATGGATGCGTCCAACATGCTCAAGCCGGCGCTTGCCCGGGGAGAGCTCCACTGCATCGGCGCCACGACGCTCAATGAATATCGCAAGTACATCGAGAAGGATGCGGCCCTTGAGCGGCGGTTCCAGCAGGTCTATACCGGCGAACCGTCGGTGGAGGACACTATCGCGATCCTGCGAGGGCTCAAGGAAAAGTACGAGAACTATCACGGCATCCGGATCAAGGACAGCGCCATCGTCGCGGCCGCTACCCTGTCGGACCGCTACATCACCGACCGCTTTCTCCCCGACAAGGCAATCGACCTTATCGATGAGGCTGCCTCGCGCTTGAGGATAGAAATCGATTCCATGCCCACGGAAATCGATGAGGTGGAGCGGAGAATCATTCAGCTGGAGATCGAAAAACAGGCCCTGCTGCGGGAGAGCCAGGATCCCCACGCCCAGGAGCGGCTGAAAAAACTCGCCGACGAACTGGAGGAGCTCAAGGCCAAGTCGGCCGAGCTCAAGGGACACTGGCAGCGGGAAAAGGACATCATCGGCCGGGTAAGCTCGCTCAGGCAGCGCCTCGAAGAGAAAAGGGACGAGGCGAAGAAAGCCGAGCGTGAAGGCAACTTGGCCCGGACGCCGAGATCCGCTACGGCGAGAT of Geobacter anodireducens contains these proteins:
- a CDS encoding branched chain amino acid aminotransferase: MEIRVAPLPAEQKKQKATDETALGFGRLFTDRMLVAEWKVGQGWVDARIEPYAPFSLDPACAVFHYAQEIFEGLKAYKWSDGSIALFRPEMNARRFNHSAERLCMPEVPEDLFVGGIEQLVALERDWIPASEGTSLYIRPTMIAVEPVLGVKPSDHYYFYVILSPVGAYYAAGFNPVKIMVEDTYVRAVPGGTGEAKTGGNYASSLKAGLEAKKKGFDQVLWLDGVHRRYIEEVGAMNMLFAYGKTIVTSPLTGTILNGITRDSVLKLAASRGYTIEERLIDVNDLMADIRAGKVTEAFGSGTAAVVSPVGILAYKDESVTVGDGGVGPITRELYDALTGIQTGRIPDTFGWIRKIS